GCCGCACCTGCCAGCGCACCGACCGGACCTGCGACCGAACCCGCCGCCGCACCCATCGCGGCGCCGGCGCCGGCGCCCGTGCCTTTGGCCAGATAGTGTTCGCCCAGGTCGTCGCCCGGTTTCGGGTTGACGACTTCGCCCACGCCCTTGCCGGCCATGCCGCCGGCGATGCCGCCGATGGCAGCGCCCGCCGCCATGCCGACCGGACCGCCGACCGCGCCCAGTGCGGCGCCGGTGGCGGCGCCCGCGGCGGCGCCGATGCCGGTGCCGATCACGTGCGAGCCGCCGTTATCGACGAAGGTCTGGTTCAGGTAGGCGACGTCTTCATCGTTACGCGGCGTCACGCCCATCACGATGCCGCCGTTGTTGATGCCTTCTTCGTAGTGCTTGACGCGTTCTTCCGGAATGCCGGCACCGATCAGCGCGCCGATCAGGCCGCCGGTGATGCCGCCCGCGCCCGCGCCGGCCAGTGCAGCCGCCAGCGGACCGGCGACGACGAGGCCCGCGCCCGGGATCACGAGGGTGGTGCCGATGGCGGCCACGCCGGCCAGCACGGCGCCGATGGTGCCGCCGATACCGGCACCGGCAGCGGCGCCCTCGGCGGCCTTGCTGCCCAGCTCAGTCTCGGTGTCGGCGAAGTGGGTCTTGCGGGTGGCGTCGGACATCATGAGGTTGACGTCGTCCTTCGTATAACCGCGGGTCGAGATCGCGTTATAAGCGCGCTCCGCGCTGGCACGGTCGGGGAACAGCCCGGTCACCATGCGGTCTTGCTTCCTCTGCTCAGTCGTTGTGTTGTCGAAAATAGCCATGATGCATTCCTTTCAGTAATCGAAGCGGTCCGGGTGTTGAAGTTCACTTGATGCAAAGTGGCTTAAACGATATGCCTGCCCATCAGTGCGCTTCTGTTCGCTGACGCACCCAGTCCGGGACATTCCACACCACAACAGAACGCTGCGCCGGTTTGCGCGTCTAACGTTCGGCAACGCACCGACCCCGGACCGTGTGCATCACTAGACTTTGCACATGGCCTCGGCATTCAATTGGCCTGGAGTATGTTTTTTCCAACTTGAGGAGGACTCAACATGTTATTCATTATCTGGATCGTTGTCGGTGGTGTGCTCGGCTGGCTCGCCAGCATGGTCATGAAGACGGATGCTGAGCAAGGCATGATTCTCAATGTCGTGGTTGGTATCGTGGGAGCCTTCCTGGGTGGCTGGCTGCTGTCTCCGCTGTTCGGCAGCGGCACCATCAATTCCGACGACTTCAGCGTATCGTCGCTGCTGGTGTCGTTCCTGGGTGCTGTGATTCTGCTCGCAATCGTGAATCTGCTGCGTCGCGGCCGCGTCCGCTAAGAAGGTGCAAGCCCCACTTTGAAAACCAACGTCGGCTGGCGTTGGTTTTTTTACGTCTTCAAGTCGAGCTCATGCGTATCAAACGTTCCATCGTCGTCCTCATCACCTGCATCGCCACCCTGGCGGCAGGCTTGCTCGTACTGAACTTTTCGCCCGGCGAAAAGAAGATCGACACCCAACTGACCCGGCTCTACGACACGGGCGATCCGCAGTTCCGCCGCTCGCTGGGCGTGCTGCTGGGCCCGCCCATCGTCGAGGGCAACAAGGCCGACGTGCTGCTCAACGGCGACCGGATTTTCCCCGCCATGCTGGACGCGATCCGCTCGGCGCGACAATCGATCAACTTCGAAACCTATATCTATTGGGAAGGCACGATCGGCCGCGAATTCACGGAAGCGCTGTCGGAACGGGCGCGCGCCGGCGTCAAGGTGCACGTGCTGCTCGACTGGATCGGCAGCATGAAGATCGACGACGCCTCGCTCGACCAGATGCGCCGCGCCGGCGTGCAGGTGCACCGCTACCACAAGCCCGTCTGGTGGAAGCTGGCGCGCCTGAACAACCGCACGCACCGCAAACTCCTGATCGTCGACGGCAAGGTCGGCTTCACGGGCGGCGTCGGCATCGCCGACAAATGGCGCGGCAACGCCCAGGACCCCGACCATTGGCGCGATTCCCACTTCCGCGTCGAAGGCCCCGTCGTCGGGCAGATGCAGGCCGTGTTCAACGACAACTGGACGAAGGCGACGGGCGAGGTGCTCGACGGCCCCGCTTACTTCCCGGCGCTCGTCGCGCAAGGCGATATGCCCGCGCAGATGTTCTCCAGCTCGCCCACGGGCGGCAGCGAGAGCATGCACCTGATGTACCTGCTCGCCATCACGGCCGCGCGCCACAGCATCCACCTGTCGAACTCGTACTTCGTGCCGGACAAGCTGGCCGTCAAGGCGCTCATCGCGGCCGCGAAACGCGGCGTCGACGTGCGCATCATCACGCCCGGACCGATCATCGATTCCGACGTCGTGCGCGCCGCCTCGCGCGAGCGCTGGGGAGAACTGTTAGCGGCCGGTATCAGGATGGCCGAGTACCAGCCGACGATGTACCACGTGAAGGCGCTGATCGTGGATTCGCTGCTCGTCTCCGTGGGGTCCACCAATTTCGACAACCGCTCGTTCATCCTCAACGACGAGGCGAACCTGAACGTGCTCGATGCCGGCTTCGCCCGGCAGCAAGAGGCCGTGTTCGACGACGACTGGAAGCACGCGCGTCCGGTCACGTTGCAGGCGTGGCAAAATCGGCCGTTCACGGAAAAGATCGGCGGCATGCTGGCGGACCTGATCGGGGCGCAGCTGTAACCGGACGAAGGACAAGCCATGAAAAAAACGCTTCTCTCGCTCGCCATCCTCGCCACCTTCGCCGCGCACGCCGACGAAGGCATGTGGATGCCGCAGCAGTTGCCGCAAGTCGCGAAGCAACTCAAGGCCGACGGCCTCAAGCTCGATCCGGCGGCGCTCACCCGGCTGACCGACTTCCCGATGGGCGCCATCGTGAGCCTGGGCGGCTGCTCGGCGTCGTTCGTGTCGCCGCAAGGCCTCGTGATCACGAATCACCACTGCGTGTACAACAGCGTGGCCGTCAACTCGACGCCGCAGCGCGACCTGCTCGCCGACGGCTTCCTGGCGCGGACGATGGCCGACGAATTGCCGGCCGCGCCGGGCAGCCGCGTGTTCGTCACGGAGGAAGTCGCCAACGTCAGCAACCGCGTCGTTTCTCCCGACGTCGCCAGGCTGACGGGCAAGGCGCGCCTGGACGCGATGGAGAAGAACCAGAAATCCCTCGTCGCGGAATGCGAGAAGGAAGCCGGATACCGCTGCACCGTCGCGAGCTTCTACGGCGGCCTGGAGTTCTACCGTATCAAACAGCTGGAGATCCGCGACGTGCGCCTCGTGCACGCGCCCCCGGTCGGCATCGGCAAGTTCGGCGGCGACCTCGACAACTGGATGTGGCCGCGCCACACCGGCGACTACGGCTTTTATCGCGCCTACGTCAGCAAGGATGGAAAAGCCGCGGACTACGCGAAGGACAACGTCCCGTACCGTCCGAAGCTGTGGTTGAGAATCGCTCAAGACGGCGTGCGCGAAGGCGATTTCGTCATGGCCCTCGGCTACCCGGGCCGCACGAACCGCCACCGCCTGCCGTCCGAAGTGGCGTTCACGTTCGACTGGAATTATCCCGCGTTCGTGAAGGCGTCCGGCGAAACGCTGGCCATCATCGAACGCGAGACGAAGAACGATCCGGCCGCGCACCTGAAGTACGCGGGCCAGATCGCGAGCGTCAACAACTACTACAAGAACCGCAAAGGCATGCTCGCAAGCTACGAAGGCAGCGACATCCTCGCGCGCAAGACGGCCGAGCACAATGCGCTGAAGGCCTGGGTGAATGCGAACCCGCAGCGCAAGGCGGCATTCGGCGCCGACATCGACGCGGCCGAGCAGCTGATCGCCAAACGCGACGCGCAGACGAAGCGCGAATTCTTCCTCGGCTATTCGATGCCGCGCTTCCTGAATTCGGCGCGCACCCTGTACCGCCTGGCCAACGAGCGCACGAAGCCGGACATCGAACGCAAGTCGGGCTACCAGGAACGCGACGTGCCGCGCCTGACGTCCGTCATCGGCGGCCAGGACCGCACGTACGACGAAAAAGTCGACAAGGTCCTCGTGCTGAACTTCCTGAAGCAGTACAACGCGCAGCCTCTCGACCAACACGACGCCGCGTTCGACAGTGCGCTGGGCATCAGGCCGGGCATGGGCGAGGCCGAGCTGAAGGCGCTGCTCGACCGCATCTATGCCGGCTCGCAGCTGCAGAACAAGGACGTGCGCACCGCGTGGCTGACCAAGACCCCGCAGGATTTCAAAGCCAGCAACGACAGCTTCATCAAGGCCGCCGTCGCCATGTACGACGCGGACATGAAGCACGAGGCCGAAGAAGACGAGCTGGCCGGGAACATCCAGAAGGCCTACGCCAGCTACATGAAGGCCAAGATCGCCTACATGCACGGCAAGGGGCAAGCCGTCTACCCGGATGCGAACAGCACCCTGCGCGTCACCTTCGGCAACGTCAGGGGCCGCGACTACGGCGCCGACGGCACCGGGTCCTGGACCGCGTTCACGACCGTGAGAGGCGTCGTCGCCAAGCACACGGGCGAAGGCGAGTTCAATGCCCCGGAACGCCAGCTGGCCGCGATCCGCGCGAAGGACTTCGGCCGCTGGACCGACCCGATACTGAAGACCGTGCCCGTCGACTTCCTCGCCACGCTGGACATCACGGGCGGTAACTCAGGGTCGGCCGCGCTCAACGCGCGCGGCGAACTGGTGGGCCTCGCGTTCGACGGCACGCTCGATTCCATCATCTCCGACTGGGATTTCAATCCGCGCGCCACGCGCGACATCCAGGTCGACATCCGCTACATCCTGTGGAATATGGAGAAGGTGGACCACGCCGACAACCTGCTGAAGGAAATGGGCGTGTTCTGACGCTCCGGCGGTCAATCCGCCTCGACTTTGGACCGCTGCAGCGAGTTCTCGAGTTCGGCCATGCCGGTCGGCAGGTCCACTGTCGCGCCCAGGTCGCGCATCGTGCTGCCCAGCGCGTGCACCGTGCGGAACAGGTGGTGCGCGCGGCATTGCTCACCCATCTGCCCGATCCTAACGATCGGCAGCCCGAAGGAACCCGAGATCTCGACCTGGTAGCGGCTGGAGATCGTGGAGCAGACGGCCTGGTTGGTGACGCCATCCGGCAGATTGATCCCGACGACGGAGTTGAGCCGCGATTCCGCGGGTGCGAACAGGGACAGGCCCATCGCCTCGATGCTGTGTTGCAGCGCGGTCGAGCAACGCAGGTGGCGCGCAAACCTGACCGGCAGCGTTTCCTCGCACACCAGGCGCAACGCCTCGTGCAGCGCCAGCACGCCCGACACCGGCGCCGTGTAGTGGTACGACGCCTTATGCCAGAAATTCTCGGCCAGCAGGGCGTCCAGGCACCAGTGGGTATTGGGCGTCGGCCGTTCGCGGATACGGCTCCACGCGGCATCGGAGAACGCGAGCAGCGATACGCCGGGAATCGACGACAAGCCTTTCTGGCCGCCGGTAATCACGGCATCCACCTGCCAGTTGTCCATCTCGAACGGCGTCGTGCTGAGCGTGCACACGGCGTCGACGATGACCAGGCATCCCCGCGATTTCGCCAGCCGCGCGATGTTGTTCACGTCGTTGTTGAACGTGGTGTTGGACGTCTCGCCCTGGACGAGCGTCAGGCAGTGGGGCCGGTGTTGATCGAGCAGCTCTTCCAGCCGTTCCAGCGACATCGAATGCGGAAAGATCTCGTTCATGGTGACGACGTCCGCCCCCGCGCGGCGGCTCATCTCCGCCATCCTGCCGCTGAAGAATCCGTTGCAGATCGACAGCACGCGGGTGCCGGGCCAGACGAGATTGCAGATCGCCATTTCCATCGCGGCCGATCCGGGCCCGGCCACCCCCAACACCCAGTTGGAGCGGGTCTGGAAGACATACCTGGCCATGTCCTTCACCTGGCTGATGATCTTCGCCATAGTCTCGCCCAGATGGTTGATGACCAGCGAATTCGCCCGGGCGACCGCGCTCGGGATCGGCACCGGACCGGCGCCCATCATCAGTAAGGGATCGTCCGGCAGGATAGCGCTCAGATATTCGACCTGCGGAGGGCGGATTTCGTCATGGGTTGACTGGGGCTGTGTGTTCATGGTGGGGCCTTCGTCGCGTTAACAGTCGAACAAGTGTACCAAGTATTCCATCCGCGCCATCTGCATCTCATACCGCGCAATGCGCAGTCCATGCCATCGGGCCTGCCGGGGTCACGCCATCCCTTTACACTGCCTGCATATTACGCATAAGGAGAATGGCAAATGAAGCAGATCTGGATCTGGTGCTGGGCCCTGCTCGGCATCGCATGCGCGGACGTGCGCGCGCAGGACGACGCGAAGGCGCAGGCGTGGACGCAGGCCCGCGCCATCGTGGCGGACCTCGACAAGATCGTCGCGCCGCACGGCGTGCAGGAGTCGTACAAGACGCGCATCGGCGGCATCGACCAATGGCTCACCGTGCGCGGCCAGGAACGCGACAACCCGATGATCCTGTTCGTCCACGGCGGTCCCGCGTCGCCCGTCACGCCGACCCTGTGGCAGTTCGAGCGCCCGCTCGAGGAATACTTCACCATCGCGAACTGGGACCAGCGCGGCGCCGGCAAGACGTATGGCGAGGCCGAGCCAAGCAAGGTCGCGGACACGATCCACATCGACCGCTACGTCGACGACGCCATCGAAGTGGCCGAGCACCTGCGCCGGCGCTACGGCAAGAAGAAGTTGATCCTGATGGGCCATAGCTGGGGCACCATCGTGGCCATGAAGGCGGCGCTGAAGCGTCCGGACCTGTTCTATGCCTACGTCGGCATCGGCCAGGTGATCAGCGTACGCGAGAACAAACGCATCAGCTTCGACTACGCGCTGGAGCAGGCGAAGGCGCACGACAACGAGGAAGCGCTGCGTGATCTGCAGTCGATCGCGCCCTACCCCGGCAACCAGCCGATCACGCGCGAGCGCATCATTGTGGCGCGCAAATGGCCGCAGTACTACGGCGGCTTGAGCGCGTACCGCAGCGAGTCCGCCTATTATTTCGACGGCCCGCGCCTGTCGCCGGAATACGATGCGAAACAGGCGAAGGACATCGACCAGGGCAGCCTGCTCACGCTGGGGCGCATCCTGCCGGAGTTCGTGCAGGTGGACTTTACGGACGTGAAGACGTTCCCGATCCCGGTGGTGATGTTCCTCGGCCGGCACGATTACACGACGCCGACGGCGCCGACCGCCGCATGGCTGGCGCAGGTGAAGGCGCCGTCGAAACAGGCCGTGTGGTTCGAGCGCTCGGCACACATGATCCCGTGGGAGGAGCCGGGGAAAACTCTGGTCAGCCTGTTGACCTACGTGAGGCCGCTGGCCCGGTAGGCACCTGTCATTCCCGGCATTGCCGGAAATGACTTCCCGCGCACGCGGGAATCCATGCTGATTTTCCGAAGCCGGATGACTGGAGATAGCGCAGCGTTCCGATATACGGAATTCTGTCACTCAGCATGGTTCCCCGCTTTCGCGGGGACGACGATCGGCGTCAGTGCACCAACTCCACCTGCGCCGCATCCACCTTGTTCAACCGGCTGTTGTGGATCCCGTAGCCAAAATAGGTGAGCACGGCCACCGTCATCCAGATGGCAAACACCGTATAGGTCGTGCTGGACAGCCCGCCCACGAGGTACAGGCAGGCGAGGATCGACAGGCCCGGCACCAGGTAAGGCCCGAACGGCACGCGGAACCCTTTGCGCCCCGTGTCGCCCTGCTTGCGGCGGATGACCGGCACGGCGATCGACACGACGATGAACGCGACCAGCGTGCCCATGCTCACCATGTCCCACAGGAAGGTGGAGTCGACCAGACCCGCCACGAGCCCCACGGCGATGCTGACGATGAGCGTGTTCGTCACCGGCGACTGCGTGCGTGGGTTGACCTTGCGGAAGGCTTTCGGCACGAGGCCGTCCTTGGCGATGGCGTACAGGATGCGCGTCTGGCCGTAGATGGTCACCAGCGTCACGGAGAACACGGAGATGACGGCGCCGGCCGACAGCACCAGCGTCGGCCACGCCTTGCCGGTCACGTGCTGCAGGATCACGGCGAGGCCTGCTTCCTGGCCCGCGAACATCGACGCCGGCTGGGCGCCCAGGGCGGCGATCGCCACCAGCATGTAGAACACCGTGACGATGCCGAGGGCGGCCAGGATGCCGATCGGGACGTCGCGCGTGGGGTCCTTGACCTCTTCGCCGGCCGTGGCGATGGTGTCCAGGCCGATGAACGAAAAGAACACCGTGCCCGCGGCCGCCGTCACGCCGGCCAGGCCGCCGATGCCCTTGCCGTTTGCCGGCCAGACGAACGGGTGGAAGTTGTGGATGTCGAAGCCGGACAGCGCGATCGCGGAAAAGAACACGAGGATCGCCAGCTTGATGAGCACCGTGATGGCGTTCGTCGTGGCCGATTCCTTGGTGCCGCGGATCAGCAGCACGCAGCACAGCACGACCAGCAGGATCGGCGGCAGGTTGATATGGCCGGCGTGGATCTCGACGCCGCCGGTCTTGCCCGCGACGATCAGGGGCGAGCGCAGCGCGTCGGGAATCTGCCAGCCGAGCGCGTTCTGCAGGAAGTTATTCAGGTAATCCGACCAGCCGATGGCCGTCGCGCTGGCGGCGAGGCCGTATTCCAGCAGCAGGCAGGCCGCGACGATGAAGGCGGCGAACTCGCCCACGGTGGCGTAGGCGAACGAATACGAGGAGCCGGCGGCGGGCACGCGGTTGGCCAGTTCGGCATAGCACAGCGCCGTGAGGCCCGCCGTGATGGCGGCCATCAGGAACGACAGCACGACGGCCGGACCGGCCTTCGGCACGGCTTCGACCATCGTGAAGAAGATGCCGGTGCCGATCGTGGCGCCGACGCCGATCATGGTCAGGGGAAACAAGCCCAGCGAACGGTCCAGGGCGGGGGCATGGCCGTCATCGAGCTTGTGCTCGGACGTCTTGGTGCGGATGAGCTTTTGGCCCAGGGTCTGCTTCATGCTGCCTCCTCGACGAACTGGATCGTCCCGGGGCCGGGCCCCTTGCGTGCGCCGGAACATCCGAACGACAGGAGAGCCGGCCCGGGAACGGCGACCGGTCTACCGCCTGCCGTCACCGTCTTGGGTATTCGTACCTGGACGCGGTCCGACAACGCAGCATTGCTCATGCACGACAACAGTCTCCTCAGTGCTTCCATTTTTTCTTTCGGTGTTGGAATGTTGAAACGATGTGGATGGTTACGACGCGGCACTTTCCCGCCGAGGTGGCCGCGTCCGTCGACAACGTGTTTCGTTGTTGGCGTCATCGGCGCGGCCGCGCCGGCAGACGCAGCCTGCCGGGTGCGGAAACGTGCGTACAGGGATGGGTCGGCGCCGGGCCCGGGCGCCGCAAGCGCCTCCGCTTTACTTACCGGGGCCAT
This genomic stretch from Massilia putida harbors:
- a CDS encoding S46 family peptidase is translated as MKKTLLSLAILATFAAHADEGMWMPQQLPQVAKQLKADGLKLDPAALTRLTDFPMGAIVSLGGCSASFVSPQGLVITNHHCVYNSVAVNSTPQRDLLADGFLARTMADELPAAPGSRVFVTEEVANVSNRVVSPDVARLTGKARLDAMEKNQKSLVAECEKEAGYRCTVASFYGGLEFYRIKQLEIRDVRLVHAPPVGIGKFGGDLDNWMWPRHTGDYGFYRAYVSKDGKAADYAKDNVPYRPKLWLRIAQDGVREGDFVMALGYPGRTNRHRLPSEVAFTFDWNYPAFVKASGETLAIIERETKNDPAAHLKYAGQIASVNNYYKNRKGMLASYEGSDILARKTAEHNALKAWVNANPQRKAAFGADIDAAEQLIAKRDAQTKREFFLGYSMPRFLNSARTLYRLANERTKPDIERKSGYQERDVPRLTSVIGGQDRTYDEKVDKVLVLNFLKQYNAQPLDQHDAAFDSALGIRPGMGEAELKALLDRIYAGSQLQNKDVRTAWLTKTPQDFKASNDSFIKAAVAMYDADMKHEAEEDELAGNIQKAYASYMKAKIAYMHGKGQAVYPDANSTLRVTFGNVRGRDYGADGTGSWTAFTTVRGVVAKHTGEGEFNAPERQLAAIRAKDFGRWTDPILKTVPVDFLATLDITGGNSGSAALNARGELVGLAFDGTLDSIISDWDFNPRATRDIQVDIRYILWNMEKVDHADNLLKEMGVF
- a CDS encoding GlsB/YeaQ/YmgE family stress response membrane protein, encoding MLFIIWIVVGGVLGWLASMVMKTDAEQGMILNVVVGIVGAFLGGWLLSPLFGSGTINSDDFSVSSLLVSFLGAVILLAIVNLLRRGRVR
- a CDS encoding phospholipase D-like domain-containing protein, encoding MRIKRSIVVLITCIATLAAGLLVLNFSPGEKKIDTQLTRLYDTGDPQFRRSLGVLLGPPIVEGNKADVLLNGDRIFPAMLDAIRSARQSINFETYIYWEGTIGREFTEALSERARAGVKVHVLLDWIGSMKIDDASLDQMRRAGVQVHRYHKPVWWKLARLNNRTHRKLLIVDGKVGFTGGVGIADKWRGNAQDPDHWRDSHFRVEGPVVGQMQAVFNDNWTKATGEVLDGPAYFPALVAQGDMPAQMFSSSPTGGSESMHLMYLLAITAARHSIHLSNSYFVPDKLAVKALIAAAKRGVDVRIITPGPIIDSDVVRAASRERWGELLAAGIRMAEYQPTMYHVKALIVDSLLVSVGSTNFDNRSFILNDEANLNVLDAGFARQQEAVFDDDWKHARPVTLQAWQNRPFTEKIGGMLADLIGAQL
- a CDS encoding pyridoxal-phosphate-dependent aminotransferase family protein, producing MNTQPQSTHDEIRPPQVEYLSAILPDDPLLMMGAGPVPIPSAVARANSLVINHLGETMAKIISQVKDMARYVFQTRSNWVLGVAGPGSAAMEMAICNLVWPGTRVLSICNGFFSGRMAEMSRRAGADVVTMNEIFPHSMSLERLEELLDQHRPHCLTLVQGETSNTTFNNDVNNIARLAKSRGCLVIVDAVCTLSTTPFEMDNWQVDAVITGGQKGLSSIPGVSLLAFSDAAWSRIRERPTPNTHWCLDALLAENFWHKASYHYTAPVSGVLALHEALRLVCEETLPVRFARHLRCSTALQHSIEAMGLSLFAPAESRLNSVVGINLPDGVTNQAVCSTISSRYQVEISGSFGLPIVRIGQMGEQCRAHHLFRTVHALGSTMRDLGATVDLPTGMAELENSLQRSKVEAD
- a CDS encoding APC family permease, whose amino-acid sequence is MKQTLGQKLIRTKTSEHKLDDGHAPALDRSLGLFPLTMIGVGATIGTGIFFTMVEAVPKAGPAVVLSFLMAAITAGLTALCYAELANRVPAAGSSYSFAYATVGEFAAFIVAACLLLEYGLAASATAIGWSDYLNNFLQNALGWQIPDALRSPLIVAGKTGGVEIHAGHINLPPILLVVLCCVLLIRGTKESATTNAITVLIKLAILVFFSAIALSGFDIHNFHPFVWPANGKGIGGLAGVTAAAGTVFFSFIGLDTIATAGEEVKDPTRDVPIGILAALGIVTVFYMLVAIAALGAQPASMFAGQEAGLAVILQHVTGKAWPTLVLSAGAVISVFSVTLVTIYGQTRILYAIAKDGLVPKAFRKVNPRTQSPVTNTLIVSIAVGLVAGLVDSTFLWDMVSMGTLVAFIVVSIAVPVIRRKQGDTGRKGFRVPFGPYLVPGLSILACLYLVGGLSSTTYTVFAIWMTVAVLTYFGYGIHNSRLNKVDAAQVELVH
- a CDS encoding alpha/beta fold hydrolase; its protein translation is MKQIWIWCWALLGIACADVRAQDDAKAQAWTQARAIVADLDKIVAPHGVQESYKTRIGGIDQWLTVRGQERDNPMILFVHGGPASPVTPTLWQFERPLEEYFTIANWDQRGAGKTYGEAEPSKVADTIHIDRYVDDAIEVAEHLRRRYGKKKLILMGHSWGTIVAMKAALKRPDLFYAYVGIGQVISVRENKRISFDYALEQAKAHDNEEALRDLQSIAPYPGNQPITRERIIVARKWPQYYGGLSAYRSESAYYFDGPRLSPEYDAKQAKDIDQGSLLTLGRILPEFVQVDFTDVKTFPIPVVMFLGRHDYTTPTAPTAAWLAQVKAPSKQAVWFERSAHMIPWEEPGKTLVSLLTYVRPLAR